One window from the genome of Actinoplanes teichomyceticus ATCC 31121 encodes:
- a CDS encoding GNAT family N-acetyltransferase yields the protein MHPEPHDELRVASFRDLTTATLYDILRLRSDVFVVEQDCAYPDLDGRDTEPGTRHLWFSRDHEVRAYLRILDDHGVERIGRVVTAKTARGAGLAGRLMEHALEIIGSRPSVLDAQSYLVGFYARYGFAPTGPEYVEDGIPHVPMAR from the coding sequence ATGCACCCCGAACCGCACGACGAGCTGCGCGTCGCCTCGTTCCGTGATCTCACCACCGCCACGCTGTACGACATCCTCCGCCTGCGCAGCGACGTGTTCGTGGTCGAGCAGGACTGCGCCTACCCCGACCTGGACGGCCGCGACACCGAACCCGGTACCCGACACCTATGGTTCTCCCGTGATCACGAGGTGCGGGCGTATCTGCGGATTCTCGATGACCATGGAGTGGAACGCATCGGCCGGGTGGTGACCGCGAAGACCGCACGCGGCGCCGGGCTGGCCGGCCGGCTGATGGAGCACGCGCTGGAGATCATCGGCAGCCGGCCCAGCGTGCTCGACGCCCAGTCCTACCTGGTCGGGTTCTACGCGCGCTACGGCTTCGCCCCGACCGGGCCGGAGTACGTCGAGGACGGCATCCCCCACGTACCCATGGCCCGGTGA
- the hemG gene encoding protoporphyrinogen oxidase produces MRKRIAVIGGGIAGLAAAVRLRDVSPPDTEIIVYEQSGALGGKLRTGELAGLPVERGAESFLNAAGDGGDSPAVAFARRLGLGDALVHPAPQPAALVIGGRLTRVPAGTLVGVPGDLSTLDGVAVPEPDADRDTGRPLLAPGEDIAVGELVRSRYGAQVVDRLVDPMLGGVYAGRADQLSLRATMPQLARTAETEHTLRGAVRAAQALSKRTPGRPVFAAVDGGMSRLIGAAAGAARARISLGLPVRGIRRTGHRWQLTLGPAPEPQTDDVDAVILAVPAKPAARLLADVAPEAAETLGDLEYASVALAAMALPPGTPLPELSGFLVPPGEGTLVKAATFFTRKWPHLAGPDGPVIVRASLGRAGEEDRLQLSDQALLAIAHRELGELVGGSLPAAGASWIQRWGGALPQYAPGHPDRVAAVRAALPAGLALAGAAVDGVGIPVCVAGGERAADDVNSYLEAV; encoded by the coding sequence GTGCGGAAGCGGATCGCGGTCATCGGCGGCGGCATCGCCGGCCTGGCGGCCGCCGTGCGTCTGCGGGATGTCAGCCCGCCGGACACCGAGATCATCGTGTACGAGCAGAGCGGCGCCCTGGGCGGCAAACTGCGTACCGGCGAGCTGGCCGGCCTGCCGGTCGAGCGCGGCGCCGAGTCGTTCCTGAACGCCGCGGGCGACGGCGGCGACTCGCCGGCGGTGGCCTTCGCCCGCCGGCTGGGCCTGGGCGACGCCCTGGTGCACCCGGCGCCCCAGCCGGCCGCGCTGGTGATCGGCGGGCGGCTGACCCGGGTCCCGGCCGGCACCCTGGTCGGCGTGCCCGGTGACCTGTCGACGCTGGACGGGGTGGCCGTGCCGGAGCCGGACGCGGACCGCGACACCGGCCGCCCGCTGCTGGCGCCCGGCGAGGACATCGCGGTCGGCGAGCTGGTCCGCTCGCGGTACGGCGCCCAGGTGGTGGACCGGCTGGTCGACCCGATGCTCGGCGGCGTCTACGCGGGCCGCGCCGACCAGCTCTCGCTGCGCGCCACGATGCCGCAGCTGGCCCGCACCGCGGAGACCGAGCACACGCTGCGCGGCGCGGTCCGGGCGGCCCAGGCGCTGAGCAAGCGCACCCCGGGCCGGCCGGTGTTCGCGGCCGTCGACGGCGGGATGAGCCGCCTGATCGGAGCGGCCGCCGGCGCCGCCCGGGCCCGGATCAGTCTCGGGCTGCCGGTGCGGGGCATCCGCCGTACCGGGCATCGGTGGCAGCTCACGCTGGGGCCCGCACCCGAACCGCAGACCGACGACGTGGACGCGGTGATCCTAGCGGTGCCGGCGAAGCCGGCGGCCCGGCTGCTCGCCGACGTCGCGCCGGAGGCCGCCGAGACGCTCGGGGACCTGGAGTACGCCAGCGTCGCGCTGGCCGCGATGGCGCTGCCGCCGGGCACCCCGCTGCCCGAGCTGTCCGGTTTCCTGGTCCCGCCGGGGGAGGGCACGCTGGTCAAGGCGGCGACGTTCTTCACCCGCAAGTGGCCGCACCTGGCCGGGCCGGACGGGCCGGTGATCGTGCGGGCCTCGCTGGGCCGGGCCGGCGAGGAGGACCGGTTGCAGCTCAGCGACCAGGCGCTGCTCGCGATCGCCCACCGGGAGCTGGGTGAGCTGGTCGGCGGGTCGCTGCCGGCGGCGGGCGCCTCGTGGATCCAGCGCTGGGGCGGCGCTCTGCCGCAGTACGCCCCCGGCCACCCGGACCGGGTGGCCGCGGTCCGGGCCGCGTTGCCGGCCGGACTGGCGCTGGCCGGCGCCGCGGTGGACGGCGTGGGTATCCCGGTCTGTGTGGCCGGCGGCGAGCGGGCGGCGGACGATGTGAACAGTTATTTGGAGGCAGTGTGA
- the wrbA gene encoding NAD(P)H:quinone oxidoreductase codes for MVADVKLAIVYYSATGTVHAMARRLREAAEKAGAEVRLRQVAELAPPEAIASNAAWSQHFDSTKDEPRATADDVVWADAVLFGTPTRYGNVASQLKQFLDTLGPQWARGQLADKAYAGFTASQTAHGGQESTLLALYHTIYHFGGVVVAPGYTDPLKFADGNPYGVSHVTGGSNDAPLTEVQLAALDHLARRIVTVAGRLRA; via the coding sequence ATCGTGGCAGACGTCAAACTGGCGATCGTCTACTACTCGGCGACCGGCACCGTGCACGCCATGGCGCGGCGCTTGCGGGAGGCGGCGGAGAAGGCGGGCGCCGAGGTACGCCTGCGTCAGGTCGCCGAGCTGGCCCCGCCGGAGGCGATCGCCTCGAACGCGGCCTGGAGCCAGCACTTCGACAGCACCAAGGACGAGCCCCGGGCCACCGCGGACGACGTCGTCTGGGCCGACGCGGTGCTGTTCGGCACACCGACCCGCTACGGCAACGTGGCCAGCCAGCTCAAGCAGTTCCTCGACACGCTCGGCCCGCAGTGGGCGCGGGGACAGCTGGCGGACAAGGCGTACGCCGGGTTCACCGCGAGCCAGACCGCGCACGGCGGCCAGGAGTCGACGCTGCTGGCGCTCTACCACACGATCTATCACTTCGGCGGGGTCGTGGTCGCGCCCGGATACACCGACCCGCTCAAGTTCGCCGACGGCAACCCGTACGGCGTCTCGCACGTCACCGGCGGCAGCAACGACGCCCCGCTGACCGAGGTGCAGCTGGCCGCGCTGGACCACCTGGCCCGACGCATCGTCACCGTCGCCGGGAGGCTGCGCGCCTAG
- the hemQ gene encoding hydrogen peroxide-dependent heme synthase, whose amino-acid sequence MSEQTNAARINELNATIRYTMWSVFRATSPLPALRDELAGEVDGLFEQLAAKDVTIRGTYDVSGLRADADLMIWWHCSDPDQLQEAYSLFRRTALGRHLTPVWSQMALHRPAEFNKSHLPAFLAGEEARPYICVYPFVRSYEWYLLPDAERRELLAEHGRMARGYPDVRANTVASFALGDYEWMLAFEADELYRIVDLMRDLRASRARRHVREEVPFYTGRRRSISELVNALP is encoded by the coding sequence GTGAGCGAGCAGACCAACGCGGCTCGGATCAACGAGCTGAACGCCACCATCCGCTACACGATGTGGTCGGTCTTCCGGGCGACCAGCCCGCTGCCGGCGCTGCGCGACGAGCTGGCCGGCGAGGTCGACGGGCTGTTCGAGCAGCTGGCGGCGAAGGACGTGACGATCCGCGGCACGTACGACGTGTCCGGACTGCGGGCCGACGCGGACCTGATGATCTGGTGGCACTGCAGCGACCCGGACCAGCTGCAGGAGGCGTACTCGCTGTTCCGGCGCACCGCGCTGGGCCGGCACCTGACCCCGGTCTGGTCGCAGATGGCGCTGCACCGGCCGGCCGAGTTCAACAAGAGCCACCTGCCGGCGTTCCTGGCCGGCGAGGAGGCCCGGCCGTACATCTGCGTCTACCCGTTCGTCCGCTCCTACGAGTGGTACCTGCTGCCCGACGCCGAGCGCCGGGAGCTGCTCGCCGAGCACGGCCGGATGGCCCGCGGGTACCCGGACGTGCGGGCGAACACGGTGGCGTCGTTCGCGCTCGGCGACTACGAGTGGATGCTCGCGTTCGAGGCGGACGAGCTGTACCGGATCGTCGACCTGATGCGGGACCTGCGGGCCTCCCGGGCGCGCCGGCACGTCCGCGAGGAGGTGCCGTTCTACACCGGCCGGCGGCGGTCGATCAGCGAGCTGGTCAACGCGCTGCCCTGA
- a CDS encoding thymidylate synthase encodes MAVDTQYEELLRRVLETGTPKSDRTQTGTRSLFGERLRYDLSRGFPLITTKRVHFKSIAVELLWFLRGDTNVRWLHEQGVTIWDEWASETGELGPVYGYQWRSWPTPDGGSIDQIAALLDTLRRDPDSRRMIVSAWNVGQLDQMALMPCHAMFQFYVADGRLSCQLYQRSADLFLGVPFNIASYALLTRMIADQVGLAPGDFIWVGGDCHIYDNHVEQVREQLSRPALPFPELRIAAAPSLFDYRYTDFTLVDYRHHPAIKAPVAV; translated from the coding sequence ATGGCCGTCGACACCCAATACGAAGAACTGCTCCGGCGGGTGCTGGAGACCGGCACCCCGAAGAGCGACCGGACACAGACCGGCACCCGCAGCCTCTTCGGCGAGCGCCTGCGTTACGACCTGTCCCGGGGCTTCCCGCTGATCACCACCAAGCGGGTGCACTTCAAGTCGATCGCCGTCGAGCTGCTCTGGTTCCTGCGCGGCGACACGAACGTCCGGTGGCTGCACGAGCAGGGCGTGACCATCTGGGACGAGTGGGCCTCGGAGACCGGCGAGCTGGGCCCGGTCTACGGCTACCAGTGGCGCTCCTGGCCCACGCCGGACGGTGGCAGCATCGACCAGATCGCCGCGCTGCTCGACACGCTGCGCAGGGACCCGGATTCCCGTCGCATGATCGTCTCGGCGTGGAACGTGGGGCAGCTGGACCAGATGGCCCTCATGCCCTGCCACGCGATGTTCCAGTTCTACGTGGCCGACGGCCGGCTCTCCTGCCAGCTCTACCAGCGCAGCGCCGACCTGTTCCTGGGCGTGCCGTTCAACATCGCCTCGTACGCCCTGCTGACCCGGATGATCGCCGACCAGGTCGGGCTGGCGCCGGGCGACTTCATCTGGGTGGGCGGCGACTGCCACATCTACGACAACCACGTCGAGCAGGTGCGCGAGCAGCTGTCCCGGCCGGCGCTGCCGTTCCCGGAACTCCGGATCGCCGCGGCGCCCAGCCTGTTCGACTACCGG
- a CDS encoding isoamylase early set domain-containing protein: MIKRSKLFGNKTRVTFCLPADEPSGVVSVVGTFNDWQPGKHEMQVRRNGTRTVSVPLEPGDYTFRYLATGGVWFDDPEGGELHL; encoded by the coding sequence ATGATCAAGCGCAGCAAGTTGTTCGGCAACAAGACCCGGGTGACCTTCTGCCTTCCGGCGGACGAGCCGTCCGGCGTGGTCAGCGTGGTCGGCACCTTCAACGACTGGCAGCCCGGCAAGCACGAGATGCAGGTGCGCCGCAACGGCACCCGCACGGTCAGCGTGCCGCTGGAGCCGGGGGACTACACGTTCCGCTATCTGGCGACCGGCGGCGTCTGGTTCGACGACCCGGAGGGCGGCGAACTGCACCTGTAG